The following proteins are encoded in a genomic region of Sorangiineae bacterium MSr12523:
- a CDS encoding pyridoxal-phosphate dependent enzyme: MGYRAGEVPKTFVARLALLAKHARTVSSHSAKIHRGAVRVRSFIDPELAGVIGADRILTTRSCSKKCNDGQQSLRSGSLVHIEIPKTHCRRGTIAALGNLTFEIIKRDVDDILTASDDDLLECMRLFASRMKIIVEPTGCLALAGARRIPESSKVNVWASS; this comes from the coding sequence ATGGGCTACCGTGCGGGGGAGGTGCCCAAAACTTTCGTGGCGCGGCTCGCCCTGCTCGCGAAGCACGCGCGTACGGTCTCTTCCCATTCGGCGAAAATCCATCGCGGAGCGGTTCGAGTGCGATCGTTCATCGATCCAGAACTTGCCGGTGTGATCGGCGCGGATAGGATACTCACCACAAGGAGTTGTTCGAAGAAGTGCAACGACGGCCAACAATCCCTTCGCTCGGGCTCACTCGTGCATATCGAAATACCCAAAACCCATTGCAGACGGGGCACAATTGCAGCACTTGGCAATCTCACATTCGAGATCATCAAACGTGATGTCGATGATATCCTGACGGCCAGCGACGACGACCTGCTCGAGTGCATGCGGCTGTTTGCCTCACGGATGAAGATCATCGTCGAGCCGACGGGATGCCTCGCTCTTGCCGGAGCAAGGCGGATCCCGGAAAGCTCGAAGGTCAACGTGTGGGCGTCATCGTGA
- the merB gene encoding organomercurial lyase MerB: MNGTIPILADIAGTISNIPGAYDVLSTTARLLSDGKPLAIAHLTDELGWSLERVDTILACFPDVERDEAGNLVGFGLTLHETPHSYQVDGKRLFTWCALDALFFPVILGQSACVTSRCRATGVPIRMAVSPTGVADIEPSSTVVSLVTACEANELRGAFCNAVNFFASAEDARTWLSEQCSGQVLSVERAFILAKDCAAAMRAA; encoded by the coding sequence ATGAATGGCACGATCCCCATATTGGCGGACATCGCGGGAACCATCTCCAACATTCCCGGCGCTTACGACGTCCTCTCGACCACGGCACGGCTGCTCAGCGACGGGAAACCTCTCGCAATTGCCCATCTCACAGACGAACTGGGTTGGAGTCTCGAGCGAGTCGACACGATTCTGGCCTGCTTCCCCGATGTCGAGCGAGATGAGGCGGGCAATCTCGTAGGATTCGGGCTCACGTTGCATGAGACACCGCACTCCTACCAGGTCGACGGAAAGCGACTTTTTACGTGGTGCGCGCTTGATGCGTTGTTCTTTCCGGTGATCCTTGGGCAGAGCGCGTGCGTGACGTCGCGGTGCCGGGCTACAGGTGTGCCTATTCGAATGGCTGTCTCTCCAACGGGGGTCGCTGACATCGAACCCTCGAGCACTGTGGTATCGCTGGTCACGGCATGCGAAGCCAACGAGCTACGCGGAGCGTTTTGCAATGCAGTCAACTTCTTCGCATCTGCAGAGGATGCTCGCACATGGCTGAGTGAACAGTGCTCCGGGCAAGTCCTTTCAGTGGAACGAGCCTTTATCCTGGCAAAGGATTGCGCGGCCGCGATGCGCGCCGCCTAG
- a CDS encoding heavy-metal-associated domain-containing protein, whose protein sequence is MGLWIAGAFVLALAAAPSLFARWAVASNRNVTAPGKLAQSVIEVRGMDCEACAAPISAALAKVGGFYDLRLDIAAQRATVRYEPAPARLDAYVAAINDLGYDAALQPTGRQRRE, encoded by the coding sequence ATGGGACTATGGATTGCGGGCGCATTCGTTCTCGCCCTCGCAGCCGCGCCGTCGCTCTTCGCGCGCTGGGCCGTCGCGAGCAATCGAAACGTCACGGCACCAGGCAAGCTTGCGCAGTCGGTCATTGAGGTCCGGGGAATGGACTGCGAGGCGTGCGCTGCGCCCATAAGCGCCGCGCTGGCGAAGGTCGGAGGCTTCTACGATCTCCGGCTCGACATAGCTGCGCAGAGGGCCACGGTGCGCTACGAGCCCGCGCCCGCTCGCCTCGATGCGTACGTGGCAGCGATCAATGACCTTGGATACGATGCTGCATTGCAGCCTACTGGGAGACAACGGAGAGAATGA
- a CDS encoding response regulator, producing the protein MHKDSHSENAAAAAAPERSPQLAGIHVLVTDDHYDSRLALQIMLEQHGARVTCAESVADAISKLEQELPDVLISDIDMPVESGYDLIRRVRASPEARASCLPALALTGRTGAEHREQVLRAGFTMHVPKPVRIEELVAVLAALPRTGEDS; encoded by the coding sequence ATGCACAAGGATTCGCATTCAGAGAACGCAGCCGCAGCCGCAGCGCCCGAACGTTCGCCACAGCTTGCTGGGATCCACGTTCTCGTCACGGACGATCACTACGATAGCCGTCTTGCACTGCAGATAATGCTCGAACAGCACGGCGCACGTGTTACGTGCGCAGAAAGCGTCGCGGACGCCATTTCTAAGCTTGAACAAGAACTGCCGGATGTACTGATCTCCGATATCGATATGCCCGTCGAAAGCGGTTACGATTTGATTCGCCGCGTGCGAGCGTCACCCGAAGCTCGCGCTTCTTGTCTCCCCGCCCTGGCCCTAACGGGACGTACCGGTGCCGAACATCGGGAGCAAGTGCTGCGCGCCGGCTTTACGATGCATGTGCCGAAACCGGTGAGAATCGAAGAGCTGGTCGCGGTCTTGGCGGCGCTCCCTCGTACGGGCGAAGATTCATAG
- a CDS encoding response regulator has product MGTPAPTIPFEGARVLVVEDEPDSRLLLEALFRTRGAIVKGVSSAREGRTALDAFVPDVIVSNIGLPDEDGYVPKPVELKSLIEIVHELVGASRPC; this is encoded by the coding sequence ATGGGAACGCCGGCGCCAACCATCCCCTTCGAGGGTGCGCGCGTGCTTGTGGTCGAGGATGAACCCGACTCGCGTCTTCTCCTCGAGGCCCTTTTTCGGACCCGAGGCGCCATCGTGAAGGGCGTTTCCTCGGCGCGCGAGGGGCGGACTGCGCTTGATGCCTTCGTACCCGACGTCATCGTGAGCAACATCGGACTGCCCGACGAGGATGGATACGTTCCGAAGCCGGTGGAGCTCAAGTCGCTGATCGAGATTGTTCACGAGCTGGTTGGCGCCTCGCGACCATGTTAG
- a CDS encoding response regulator, whose amino-acid sequence MDSKSSSSNAEVRLDGICVLVIEDEDDSLLLMETALKARGAIVRGAKSASEGRHLLEVFPADAIVSDISMPEEDGYSFIRSIRSLPAEKGGSTPAVALSGHAFPEDVRRSLEAGYDVHVTKPVHLENLLEAVRGLIDHAARDARIEGILAGPHAHVS is encoded by the coding sequence ATGGACTCCAAATCATCGAGCTCGAACGCAGAGGTGCGACTCGATGGCATCTGTGTGCTTGTCATTGAGGACGAGGACGATTCGCTTCTCCTCATGGAGACTGCGTTGAAAGCGCGTGGCGCAATTGTGCGCGGGGCCAAATCTGCGAGCGAAGGTCGCCACCTGCTCGAAGTGTTCCCGGCGGACGCGATCGTCAGCGACATCTCGATGCCGGAGGAGGACGGCTACTCCTTCATTCGGAGTATCCGGTCGTTACCGGCGGAAAAGGGGGGAAGTACGCCGGCCGTGGCATTGTCGGGGCATGCCTTTCCCGAGGACGTGCGACGCTCTCTCGAAGCAGGCTATGATGTGCACGTTACGAAACCCGTGCACCTTGAAAACTTGCTTGAGGCCGTGCGCGGTTTGATTGATCATGCGGCTCGAGACGCCCGAATTGAGGGCATTCTCGCGGGGCCGCACGCCCATGTCTCGTAA
- a CDS encoding sensor histidine kinase gives MSDHERASIEMANPGRLATLLRKEREALIDRWLDRVLNDPGVPTANKLGRPALEDNMPVLLDRIIERTAGGDFDVDDLSDGSGRHSVGAKEIGTAHAEHRFDVNYTAEETIRELSIFREVLLELCAENRIVLTLDESKVVHLAIDEMMAVDAKQLETQVFSRSEQVMAIVAHDLRNPLNIVDGYAQLLKMDPAPGVVAAAQAIERSTKQMTRLIEDLLAMSQLELGHMSIQQQEADARELVTEVLDQFRHTANRKGIALTSHLPEREVLIGCDPLRIEQAIGNLVSNAIKFTPHGGRVWVELERTGTRVIFRVCDTGSGIAPEQRPQVFRPFWQGGEAGRHGVGLGLAIVRGIVDAHGGSVSAHEAPGGGAMFCFTLPVLEEARSSKSFRIGRPSR, from the coding sequence ATGAGCGATCACGAACGAGCTTCGATCGAGATGGCAAACCCCGGCCGTTTAGCAACCCTTCTTCGGAAGGAGCGGGAGGCGCTAATCGACCGGTGGCTCGACCGAGTTCTCAACGATCCCGGCGTTCCCACCGCCAACAAGCTCGGGCGGCCGGCGCTCGAGGACAATATGCCAGTGCTGCTCGACCGCATCATTGAAAGAACCGCTGGCGGAGATTTTGACGTAGACGATCTGAGCGACGGTAGTGGCCGACATTCCGTAGGCGCGAAGGAGATCGGTACCGCGCACGCAGAACACCGCTTCGACGTAAACTACACAGCAGAGGAAACCATTCGCGAGCTATCTATTTTTCGCGAGGTCCTGCTCGAGCTATGCGCTGAAAATCGGATCGTGCTCACTCTGGATGAATCCAAGGTGGTGCACCTCGCGATCGACGAGATGATGGCGGTCGACGCAAAGCAACTCGAAACGCAGGTATTCAGTCGAAGCGAACAGGTCATGGCTATCGTTGCACATGACCTTCGTAACCCGCTTAACATCGTGGACGGGTACGCCCAGCTCTTGAAAATGGATCCAGCACCGGGTGTCGTTGCGGCTGCGCAGGCGATCGAACGAAGCACCAAGCAGATGACGCGGCTGATTGAAGACCTGCTGGCAATGTCCCAGCTGGAATTGGGCCACATGTCCATTCAGCAGCAGGAAGCGGATGCTCGCGAGCTCGTGACCGAGGTCCTCGATCAGTTCCGCCATACTGCAAATCGAAAAGGCATCGCGCTGACCAGCCACCTACCGGAGCGAGAGGTGCTGATCGGGTGCGACCCTCTCCGGATCGAGCAGGCTATCGGCAACTTGGTCTCGAATGCGATCAAGTTCACCCCACATGGTGGCCGCGTTTGGGTGGAGCTCGAACGAACAGGTACCCGCGTGATCTTCCGAGTATGCGATACAGGTTCTGGGATCGCTCCCGAACAACGCCCTCAAGTCTTCCGACCGTTTTGGCAAGGCGGCGAAGCCGGCCGCCATGGCGTTGGTCTCGGACTCGCCATTGTCCGGGGCATTGTGGACGCACACGGCGGAAGCGTTTCCGCTCACGAAGCACCGGGCGGCGGCGCGATGTTTTGCTTTACGCTTCCGGTGCTGGAGGAAGCACGCTCCAGCAAGTCATTCCGCATCGGGAGACCAAGTAGGTAA
- a CDS encoding low affinity iron permease family protein, whose translation MKDRFRKFAHTIAEGAGHPTVFFAALFAIGIWAVSGPLFRFSDTWQLVINTSTTIVTFLMVFLIQNTQNRDAKAIHLKLDELIRCNKGARNGLLALEDMSDEELQEMQAGFEQLGHRLHKVRASRADHRKNA comes from the coding sequence ATGAAAGACCGATTTCGAAAATTCGCTCACACCATCGCGGAAGGCGCCGGCCACCCCACGGTCTTCTTTGCCGCCCTCTTCGCCATTGGTATTTGGGCGGTAAGCGGACCATTGTTTCGCTTCTCCGATACGTGGCAATTGGTCATCAACACCAGCACCACCATCGTCACCTTCTTGATGGTCTTTCTCATTCAGAACACCCAAAACCGCGATGCGAAAGCGATCCACCTGAAGCTCGATGAACTCATTCGATGTAATAAGGGGGCGCGAAACGGGCTCCTCGCGTTGGAGGACATGAGCGATGAAGAACTTCAGGAAATGCAGGCCGGGTTCGAACAACTTGGCCATCGATTGCACAAAGTTCGTGCAAGTCGCGCCGACCATCGAAAGAACGCGTAG
- a CDS encoding response regulator — MQKAHEVVSSSSGSGTAQHRKDTAYRRRAGKRLEGIRILVVDDERDSRLVLETCLRLRGAHVRTAASAGEGRRELEKFKPHVIVSDIAMPGEDGHQFVRGIRAMSVEHGGSTPAIALTAFADPEAQLEALEAGFNAHLGKPANYEELLSLLRRLAFAAGAG, encoded by the coding sequence ATGCAAAAAGCACACGAGGTGGTTTCGAGCAGCAGTGGGAGTGGCACGGCGCAGCATCGAAAGGACACGGCCTATCGAAGACGCGCCGGCAAGCGGCTCGAGGGGATCCGCATATTGGTAGTAGATGACGAGCGCGATAGCCGGCTCGTTCTGGAGACGTGCTTGCGGCTTCGCGGTGCGCATGTCCGCACGGCGGCATCCGCTGGCGAAGGACGCCGCGAGCTCGAGAAGTTCAAGCCGCACGTGATCGTGAGCGACATTGCCATGCCCGGTGAGGACGGGCACCAATTCGTTCGAGGCATTCGAGCCATGTCTGTCGAGCACGGAGGCAGCACACCGGCCATTGCGCTGACCGCCTTCGCCGATCCCGAAGCTCAACTCGAGGCATTGGAAGCCGGCTTCAACGCCCACTTGGGGAAACCAGCCAATTACGAAGAGCTGCTTTCCCTCCTGCGCCGATTGGCATTTGCCGCAGGCGCAGGATGA
- a CDS encoding alpha/beta hydrolase encodes MPRKKQVEIVQVGWSLVRLSAVAWAMTLGHCSSSSDAAAEPLEWHDCSGGMQCASLVVPVDWAYPGGPKLQLHLARRPSADPAKRLGSVLFNPGGPGGNGIPDLERKAATFENLRQRFDVVTWEPRGSESTFEKGEEHDGCFATVEPGRPTDDVEWERLSQKNLAVAERCRRHHPVRFDHVDSLSQARDMEAIRRALGDEKLNYLGVSYGGVFGVAYARLFPQQLRAMVLDSVVDHLADASAYDEMRDRTAETPFARFVTWCSASTDCVLQKEDVSAVWTELLNRADETPIPARNGQDDVHYAGVDLEAFAGAYLATERWNELAQGIDQARRGDATLLSAPGRGGKLAWPNFLTATQCGDGWGYRQIADYRAAQERNRRLAPHLPRWQTALGTMCIGSPVPVSNPHAALDATGLPPALVLTSLAEEEEAKDLKERLVGSALVRVDHAAHSLYLGYANPCAIEHANHYFVDLTLPVSTVTCPMESAINRGFKKR; translated from the coding sequence ATGCCTAGAAAGAAGCAAGTCGAAATCGTGCAGGTCGGGTGGTCTCTCGTTCGATTGTCGGCCGTGGCATGGGCGATGACCCTTGGTCACTGTTCGTCCTCCAGCGACGCTGCCGCGGAGCCACTCGAATGGCACGATTGCAGCGGTGGGATGCAATGCGCTTCACTCGTAGTTCCCGTGGACTGGGCGTACCCGGGCGGGCCGAAACTCCAATTGCACCTTGCGCGCCGGCCAAGTGCCGATCCCGCGAAGCGCCTCGGATCGGTCTTGTTCAACCCCGGTGGCCCGGGCGGCAATGGGATCCCGGATCTGGAGCGCAAGGCGGCTACATTCGAAAATTTGCGGCAACGCTTCGACGTGGTGACCTGGGAACCGCGTGGTTCGGAGTCCACCTTCGAGAAGGGGGAGGAGCATGACGGCTGTTTTGCGACCGTGGAACCCGGTCGCCCTACCGACGACGTCGAGTGGGAGCGCCTTTCTCAGAAGAACCTCGCCGTGGCCGAGCGATGCCGCCGGCACCATCCGGTGCGGTTCGACCACGTGGACTCGCTCAGCCAGGCCCGAGACATGGAGGCCATTCGCCGAGCGCTGGGCGACGAAAAACTGAACTACCTGGGCGTTTCGTACGGAGGGGTGTTCGGTGTGGCCTACGCGCGATTGTTTCCGCAGCAACTAAGGGCCATGGTGTTGGACTCCGTCGTCGATCATCTCGCCGATGCGTCGGCCTATGATGAAATGCGCGATCGCACCGCGGAGACCCCCTTCGCGCGTTTCGTCACGTGGTGTAGTGCAAGCACCGACTGCGTGCTTCAAAAGGAAGATGTGTCCGCGGTATGGACGGAGCTCCTAAATCGTGCTGACGAGACACCCATTCCGGCGCGCAATGGCCAGGACGATGTTCACTACGCCGGGGTCGATCTCGAAGCCTTTGCCGGAGCGTATCTCGCTACCGAACGATGGAATGAGCTGGCCCAGGGCATCGACCAAGCGCGCCGCGGCGACGCAACGCTCTTGTCCGCGCCAGGCCGGGGCGGCAAGCTCGCATGGCCCAACTTTCTGACCGCGACGCAGTGCGGAGATGGTTGGGGCTATCGGCAGATTGCCGATTATCGCGCTGCCCAGGAGCGAAATCGTCGGCTCGCGCCGCACCTGCCCCGCTGGCAAACGGCACTGGGGACGATGTGCATCGGTTCGCCGGTGCCCGTCAGCAATCCGCATGCTGCCCTCGACGCAACCGGGCTTCCGCCGGCATTGGTGCTCACGTCGTTGGCCGAGGAAGAAGAAGCGAAAGACCTCAAGGAACGGCTGGTCGGCTCCGCTCTGGTACGCGTCGACCATGCCGCGCATAGCCTCTACCTGGGTTATGCAAACCCTTGCGCCATCGAGCACGCTAATCATTATTTCGTCGACTTGACGCTTCCGGTTTCCACGGTCACCTGCCCGATGGAATCGGCAATAAACCGGGGATTCAAAAAGCGCTGA
- a CDS encoding amidohydrolase family protein: MKSLLVSALILGLASTTCSGGESSARWPAKGGWALTNVTVLDATGATWNPGMAIIVSDDRIVEVIRKDALPPAPAGATIVDGGGRYVVPGLWDSHVHTVYEDIELSLDVAMGVTSVRDMWGTPKQHALRAEIDAGKRLGPRYVIGSAIIDGKPVIHPGSVAVSDEAEGRAAVRRAKEEGADFIKVYSALTKANYLAIADEASKLHIPIAGHIPVVMPAARASDAGLLTAEHLYGIPEATSNREAELLEKMGTALSDWTKLETPTPRDVATFASRQSQAALLGARSYDEAKATALFRRLKDNGTWQTPTLTVARAIGLLDGTVGDPDGLRYIPVNLRISWENFIATRASLDERQLADGRELYERRLQLTGALHRAGVGLLAGTDAGNPYCIAGYGLHDELELMVKSGLTPMAALQAATIHPAKAFGLSDSLGTIAKGKIADLVVLDEDPLENIRNTRTIEAVVVRGRLVSHGERQKILADAEAAANRTPVHNQTMPIHEDEQLGTDATR, encoded by the coding sequence ATGAAATCTCTTCTCGTTTCCGCGCTCATCTTGGGACTCGCATCCACGACATGCAGCGGCGGGGAAAGTTCGGCACGCTGGCCGGCAAAGGGCGGCTGGGCACTCACGAACGTGACGGTGCTCGACGCCACCGGCGCGACGTGGAACCCGGGAATGGCCATCATCGTCTCCGACGATCGCATCGTCGAAGTGATTCGAAAAGATGCCCTTCCGCCCGCCCCGGCAGGTGCGACCATCGTGGATGGGGGTGGGCGGTACGTCGTTCCTGGGCTTTGGGATTCGCACGTTCATACCGTCTACGAGGACATCGAACTCTCCCTCGATGTGGCCATGGGCGTCACGAGTGTTCGCGATATGTGGGGTACTCCCAAACAGCACGCCTTGCGAGCGGAGATCGATGCGGGCAAGCGCCTTGGGCCGCGCTATGTCATCGGCAGCGCCATCATCGACGGGAAGCCCGTGATCCACCCCGGCTCGGTGGCCGTTTCCGACGAAGCTGAGGGGCGAGCCGCGGTACGCCGGGCCAAAGAAGAAGGGGCTGACTTCATCAAAGTTTACTCCGCCCTCACGAAGGCCAACTATTTGGCCATTGCCGACGAAGCCTCCAAATTGCACATTCCCATTGCCGGACATATCCCCGTGGTCATGCCAGCGGCTCGGGCGTCCGACGCGGGCTTGCTGACGGCCGAGCATCTGTACGGCATCCCCGAAGCGACCTCGAATCGCGAGGCGGAGTTGCTCGAGAAAATGGGCACAGCCCTGTCCGACTGGACGAAACTCGAGACCCCGACGCCGCGGGACGTTGCCACCTTCGCTAGCCGTCAAAGCCAGGCGGCGTTGCTGGGTGCACGGTCATACGACGAAGCCAAAGCCACGGCGCTATTCCGTCGACTGAAGGACAACGGCACGTGGCAAACGCCGACGTTGACCGTGGCGCGGGCGATCGGGCTTCTGGACGGTACCGTCGGCGACCCCGACGGGCTGCGGTACATTCCGGTGAATCTACGGATATCGTGGGAGAACTTCATTGCGACCCGCGCATCCCTGGACGAACGGCAGCTCGCCGACGGGAGAGAGTTGTACGAGCGCCGACTCCAGCTCACGGGCGCATTGCATCGAGCCGGGGTCGGTCTCCTGGCGGGGACCGACGCGGGCAATCCTTACTGCATTGCCGGTTATGGCCTCCACGATGAATTGGAGTTGATGGTAAAATCCGGATTGACACCGATGGCGGCGCTGCAGGCAGCCACGATCCATCCTGCGAAAGCCTTCGGTTTGTCGGATTCGCTCGGCACGATTGCAAAGGGAAAGATCGCCGACTTGGTCGTCCTCGACGAGGATCCGCTCGAAAATATTCGGAACACACGAACCATCGAAGCGGTTGTCGTCCGCGGCAGGCTCGTGTCCCACGGAGAGCGTCAGAAGATCCTGGCGGACGCCGAAGCCGCCGCCAACCGTACGCCGGTCCATAACCAAACAATGCCAATTCATGAAGATGAGCAGCTGGGTACCGACGCGACCCGGTAG
- a CDS encoding AraC family transcriptional regulator, producing MRAAAGEKSAALERAFGLPLDWREDQRLTVPLGVIRDLTESAEHLIADPHIGLRLGTSHKRGDFGIMEFAARSAPTFGAGIERLSKYQRLLNNFVSFESDVRKDEFVISHSIPGDPFGTGRHGHEYTMSVMLNMIRDVTQTPIVPKAVRFAHARSSGTLPLQEFFGTERVEFDQGINTLTFPIELVDLPLVTADAELLALLDGVAERDLQAAPFWGDDGERDWVISVRNHIVETLKRGETPSIEDAADAHHMSVRTLQRRLDEMGCIFAKLVDDVRRELSFIYLQDTRLRVRDVATRLGYAEVGPFVRAFRRWTGDTPRQYRARA from the coding sequence GTGCGCGCGGCTGCAGGGGAAAAGTCGGCGGCGCTGGAACGAGCGTTCGGTCTTCCGCTCGACTGGCGCGAGGACCAGCGATTGACGGTCCCGCTCGGCGTGATCCGTGACCTGACGGAGTCCGCCGAGCACCTGATTGCAGACCCGCATATCGGACTTCGCTTGGGAACCAGTCACAAGCGGGGGGATTTTGGGATTATGGAATTTGCTGCTCGGAGTGCTCCCACGTTCGGTGCGGGCATCGAGCGGCTGTCGAAGTACCAGCGACTGCTCAACAACTTCGTATCGTTCGAGAGCGACGTGCGAAAGGACGAATTCGTGATCTCCCACAGCATTCCGGGCGATCCATTTGGCACGGGTCGACACGGTCACGAGTACACGATGTCCGTGATGTTGAACATGATCCGCGACGTCACCCAGACGCCCATCGTCCCCAAGGCCGTCCGGTTTGCGCATGCACGCTCATCGGGCACCCTCCCGTTGCAAGAGTTCTTCGGCACCGAACGCGTCGAGTTCGATCAAGGGATCAACACGCTCACATTCCCCATCGAGTTGGTCGATCTGCCGCTCGTCACGGCAGACGCCGAGCTATTGGCGCTGTTGGACGGGGTGGCGGAGCGCGATCTGCAGGCGGCGCCGTTCTGGGGCGATGACGGAGAACGCGATTGGGTCATCTCGGTGCGCAATCATATCGTCGAGACGTTGAAACGAGGCGAGACACCGTCGATCGAGGATGCAGCGGATGCTCACCATATGAGCGTGCGCACGCTCCAGCGACGGCTCGACGAAATGGGATGCATCTTCGCCAAATTGGTCGATGATGTCCGGCGCGAGCTGTCGTTCATCTATTTGCAGGATACACGCTTGCGCGTCCGTGACGTGGCGACGCGCCTCGGTTACGCGGAGGTGGGGCCATTCGTGCGCGCATTCCGACGCTGGACGGGGGATACACCTCGGCAGTATCGGGCACGAGCTTAA
- a CDS encoding DoxX family protein: MSKDKFASMTRNSEWAEEFTPGDFKALGVFEALGLILPAVLGIAPILVPIAASDLTLYMAGAMATRLRRGEYAVMMGDFVFLARWLLAK, translated from the coding sequence ATGTCGAAGGACAAATTCGCCAGCATGACTCGCAATAGCGAATGGGCCGAGGAATTCACGCCCGGCGATTTCAAGGCCCTCGGCGTGTTCGAGGCGCTGGGGCTGATCCTGCCCGCCGTTCTCGGCATCGCGCCGATCCTCGTGCCGATAGCGGCTTCGGACCTGACGCTGTACATGGCCGGCGCCATGGCAACGCGGCTACGTCGTGGCGAATACGCTGTGATGATGGGAGACTTCGTCTTCCTCGCTCGATGGCTGCTGGCCAAGTGA
- a CDS encoding DUF4241 domain-containing protein has protein sequence MKTKKRFEVQASAIIEKLLSKELLLMKKGRDSSRLMRDLARLLEAPPLVWFNEEPEPEEVMGRQLAEYISTSQLVDGEPPTLVYYQPTPGEVSGRQLAEFLTVHEQVDELFAEDDDLESILRETPAAPEFRGHPWHAPEWTQWLATALAGAPPDWQGAVEVLEAGEVSLPTGRLVACDPCWAHIRGKHFVRAVKPGTYPLSLVVCHFEHSLKVRNALSVIRLSGRDPRSWELALCDDQKLDELRRGEIYGFPVDAGIGCYVDAAHVSLLESKDEKITEAMLQASPSVGRATIDFAGGLLTVFVTGAGDGCYPTFFGLDEDGDPACVVSIFGILPSPWPHVEDHEDEWQPSSG, from the coding sequence ATGAAGACGAAAAAACGCTTTGAGGTGCAAGCCAGCGCCATCATCGAGAAGCTTCTTTCCAAGGAGCTTCTCCTCATGAAGAAGGGACGAGATTCCAGTCGTCTCATGCGCGACTTGGCGCGCTTGCTCGAAGCGCCGCCATTGGTATGGTTCAACGAAGAGCCTGAGCCTGAAGAGGTGATGGGCCGTCAGCTCGCGGAGTACATCTCGACGTCCCAGCTGGTAGATGGAGAGCCGCCAACATTGGTGTACTATCAACCCACCCCCGGGGAGGTATCGGGGCGTCAGCTCGCCGAGTTCCTTACGGTGCACGAGCAGGTCGATGAATTGTTTGCCGAAGACGACGATCTCGAGTCCATCCTAAGAGAAACGCCGGCTGCGCCGGAGTTTCGAGGCCATCCCTGGCATGCCCCCGAATGGACACAATGGCTCGCCACGGCCCTCGCCGGAGCGCCACCCGATTGGCAAGGCGCGGTGGAGGTTCTTGAAGCAGGTGAGGTCTCGTTGCCGACGGGCAGGCTGGTCGCGTGCGATCCGTGTTGGGCGCATATCCGGGGGAAGCACTTCGTTCGGGCCGTGAAGCCAGGGACATATCCGCTTTCCCTCGTCGTCTGTCATTTCGAGCACTCGTTGAAGGTGAGGAATGCACTCTCCGTCATTCGTCTCTCGGGCCGCGATCCACGAAGTTGGGAACTCGCGTTGTGCGACGATCAGAAGCTCGACGAGCTTCGCCGCGGCGAAATATATGGCTTTCCCGTCGATGCGGGGATCGGCTGCTACGTCGATGCTGCGCACGTGTCGCTCTTGGAATCAAAGGACGAAAAAATTACCGAAGCCATGCTGCAAGCTTCGCCATCCGTGGGACGAGCCACGATCGATTTCGCGGGCGGATTGCTCACCGTGTTCGTGACCGGTGCCGGTGACGGATGTTACCCGACGTTCTTCGGACTCGATGAAGACGGCGATCCCGCTTGCGTCGTGTCCATATTTGGCATTCTCCCATCACCCTGGCCCCACGTCGAAGACCACGAAGACGAATGGCAGCCATCATCGGGCTAG